The proteins below come from a single Oscillospiraceae bacterium genomic window:
- a CDS encoding acetyl-CoA C-acetyltransferase, whose protein sequence is MKKIVIASACRTAIGKFGGTLANVPAAELGSIVIKEALDRAHVKPEQVDQVYMGCVIQAGLGQNVARQASLKAGLPIEVPAVTVNVVCGSGLNCVNMAAQMIEAGDADIVVAGGMENMDMAPFAMMKGRYGYRMGYPMGKSELVDTMVNDALWDATGFNMHMGMTAENVCTNETYQKKYGYNPISREQLDEFAFHSQEKAAKAIADGAFKDEIVPVVIKGKKGDTVFDTDEGPRMSSMEVLGKLKPCFKKDGIVTAANSSAINDGAAALVIMSEEKAKELGVEPLATWVAGALAGVEPEVMGLGPIAATRKVMAKTGLTVDDMDLIEANEAFAAQSVAVGEALHFDQSKLNVNGGAIALGHPVGASGARILVTLLYAMKHRGAHKGLATLCIGGGMGCATIVEM, encoded by the coding sequence ATGAAAAAGATCGTCATCGCCAGCGCCTGCCGTACTGCCATTGGCAAGTTCGGCGGCACCCTCGCCAATGTCCCCGCCGCTGAGCTGGGCTCCATCGTCATCAAAGAGGCGTTGGATCGCGCCCATGTCAAGCCCGAGCAGGTCGATCAGGTCTACATGGGCTGTGTCATTCAGGCCGGTCTGGGCCAGAACGTTGCCCGTCAGGCTTCCCTGAAGGCCGGTCTGCCCATCGAGGTTCCCGCTGTCACCGTCAACGTGGTCTGCGGCTCCGGTCTGAACTGCGTCAACATGGCTGCTCAGATGATCGAGGCCGGCGATGCCGACATCGTGGTTGCCGGCGGCATGGAGAACATGGACATGGCTCCCTTCGCCATGATGAAGGGCCGCTACGGCTACCGCATGGGCTACCCCATGGGCAAGAGCGAGCTGGTTGACACGATGGTCAACGATGCTCTGTGGGATGCCACCGGCTTCAATATGCACATGGGCATGACCGCCGAGAACGTCTGCACCAACGAGACCTACCAGAAGAAGTACGGCTACAACCCCATCAGCCGTGAGCAGCTGGACGAGTTTGCCTTCCATTCTCAGGAGAAGGCCGCCAAGGCTATTGCCGACGGCGCTTTCAAGGACGAGATCGTTCCCGTTGTCATCAAGGGCAAGAAGGGCGACACCGTGTTTGATACCGACGAAGGCCCCCGCATGAGCTCCATGGAGGTTCTGGGCAAGCTGAAGCCCTGCTTCAAGAAGGACGGCATCGTCACCGCCGCCAACTCCTCCGCCATCAACGACGGCGCTGCTGCTCTGGTCATCATGAGCGAGGAGAAGGCCAAGGAGCTGGGCGTTGAGCCTCTGGCCACCTGGGTTGCCGGTGCTCTGGCCGGTGTTGAGCCTGAGGTCATGGGCCTCGGCCCCATCGCCGCCACCCGCAAGGTCATGGCCAAGACCGGCCTGACCGTTGACGACATGGATCTGATCGAGGCCAACGAGGCTTTTGCCGCTCAGTCTGTCGCAGTCGGCGAGGCTCTGCACTTCGACCAGAGCAAGCTGAACGTCAACGGCGGCGCTATCGCACTGGGCCACCCCGTCGGCGCTTCCGGTGCTCGTATCCTCGTCACCCTGCTGTACGCCATGAAGCATCGCGGTGCGCATAAGGGTCTGGCTACCCTGTGCATCGGCGGCGGCATGGGCTGCGCCACCATCGTTGAGATGTAA
- the coaD gene encoding pantetheine-phosphate adenylyltransferase — translation MPTIAMYPGSFDPVTNGHLDIIKRSSRMFDKVIVAVLVNSAKTPLFTVEERVAMLREACKNIPNVEIDSFNGLTVSFAKQKGATVMVRGLRAVTDFENEIQLAHTNYAMMPEIETVFLATAIKWSYLSSTIVREAAHYGQDVSRFVPRNVEKALIAKREAGEL, via the coding sequence ATGCCAACCATTGCCATGTATCCCGGCAGCTTTGATCCCGTCACCAACGGGCATCTCGATATTATCAAGCGCTCCAGCCGTATGTTTGACAAGGTGATCGTTGCGGTACTCGTCAACAGTGCCAAGACACCTCTCTTCACGGTCGAGGAGCGCGTTGCCATGCTGCGGGAGGCTTGCAAGAACATCCCGAATGTCGAGATCGACTCCTTCAACGGTCTGACGGTCAGCTTTGCCAAGCAGAAGGGCGCCACTGTCATGGTGCGCGGCCTGCGCGCAGTCACAGACTTTGAGAATGAGATCCAGCTTGCCCACACCAACTACGCCATGATGCCCGAGATCGAGACGGTCTTTCTGGCGACCGCCATCAAGTGGAGCTACCTGTCGTCCACCATCGTGCGGGAGGCTGCCCACTACGGGCAGGATGTTTCCCGCTTTGTACCCCGCAATGTTGAGAAAGCCCTCATCGCCAAGCGGGAGGCAGGGGAGTTATAA
- the ptb gene encoding phosphate butyryltransferase codes for MNFEDLIAKVKTCGKQKLAVAAAEDDAVLEAVDAAHKQGIADAILVGDEAAIRKIAAELNIDLSDYEIINEPDKVQASLKAVKLAHDGVANMYMKGLLDTKTFLKSVLDKEVGLRTGKTLSHVAVFEVKGIEQLLFLTDVAFMTYPTLEDKVHIIENTVAVAHACGVACPKVAPLAAVEVVNPKMPCTVDADELRKMNAEGKITGCVVDGPLSMDIAIDPEAAHHKGAQDRPAAGHADILLFPDIQAGNLVYKTLVHTADCKNGCILTGTKVPAILTSRSDSFQTKVNSIALAAVVAAGLNQ; via the coding sequence ATGAATTTTGAGGACCTGATCGCGAAAGTAAAAACCTGTGGCAAGCAGAAGCTGGCTGTCGCCGCCGCTGAGGACGATGCGGTTCTGGAGGCTGTTGACGCCGCCCATAAGCAGGGCATTGCCGATGCCATTCTGGTGGGTGACGAGGCTGCCATTCGCAAGATCGCGGCAGAGCTGAACATCGACCTTTCCGACTATGAGATCATCAACGAGCCCGACAAGGTGCAGGCCTCGCTGAAGGCTGTCAAGCTGGCGCATGACGGCGTGGCCAATATGTACATGAAGGGCCTGCTGGACACCAAAACCTTCCTAAAGAGTGTGCTGGACAAGGAGGTCGGCCTGCGCACCGGCAAGACCCTGTCCCATGTGGCCGTCTTTGAGGTCAAGGGCATCGAGCAGCTGCTTTTCCTGACCGATGTTGCCTTTATGACCTACCCGACGCTGGAAGATAAAGTACATATCATCGAGAATACCGTTGCCGTGGCCCATGCCTGCGGCGTTGCCTGCCCCAAGGTTGCTCCGCTGGCCGCCGTTGAGGTCGTCAACCCGAAGATGCCCTGCACCGTCGATGCCGACGAGCTGCGCAAGATGAACGCCGAGGGCAAGATCACCGGCTGTGTGGTGGATGGTCCCCTGTCCATGGACATTGCCATCGACCCCGAGGCTGCCCACCACAAGGGTGCGCAGGACCGCCCGGCCGCCGGCCATGCGGACATTCTGCTCTTCCCCGACATTCAGGCCGGCAACCTCGTCTACAAGACGCTTGTCCACACCGCCGACTGCAAGAACGGCTGCATCCTGACCGGCACCAAAGTGCCCGCCATCCTGACCAGCCGCAGCGACTCCTTCCAGACCAAGGTCAACTCGATCGCGCTGGCCGCCGTTGTCGCCGCCGGGCTGAACCAGTAA
- the buk gene encoding butyrate kinase, with protein sequence MSIKTLVINPGSTSTKVGVFEDETLLFEETLRHPTEEIAKYASVIDQKDFRKEIILDFLKEKNCDPKTLNVIVGRGGLLKPIPGGTYAVSDALLADLKAGVQGQHASNLGGILAREIGDALGVPSYIVDPVVVDELTDKARISGMPELPRRSIFHALNQKAVARRFAKENGKRYDELNLIVIHMGGGVSVGAHDHGKVVDVNNILDGEGCFSPERSGTVPVGDLVKMCFSGKYTQQEVYKKICGNGGFNGYLHTNDAREVGKMAESGDALAKQVWDAFFYQIAKDAGAMAAVLHGKVDQIILTGGIAYNPFTAKTLTDYLGWIAPVTTYPGEDELLALCQGALRVMTGEEEAKNY encoded by the coding sequence ATGTCCATCAAAACTCTGGTCATCAATCCCGGCTCCACCTCCACCAAGGTCGGCGTGTTTGAGGATGAGACCCTGCTGTTTGAAGAAACGCTGCGCCACCCCACCGAGGAGATCGCCAAGTATGCCAGCGTCATTGATCAGAAGGATTTCCGCAAGGAGATCATTCTCGACTTCCTGAAGGAGAAGAACTGCGACCCCAAGACACTGAATGTCATTGTCGGCCGCGGCGGCCTGCTCAAGCCCATTCCGGGCGGCACCTATGCCGTCAGCGATGCGCTGCTCGCTGACCTGAAGGCCGGTGTTCAGGGGCAGCATGCCTCCAATCTGGGCGGCATCCTTGCCCGCGAGATCGGTGATGCGCTGGGTGTGCCCAGCTACATCGTGGATCCTGTGGTTGTCGATGAATTGACCGATAAGGCGCGCATTTCCGGTATGCCGGAGCTGCCCCGCCGCTCCATCTTCCATGCGCTGAACCAGAAGGCCGTTGCCCGCCGCTTCGCCAAGGAGAACGGCAAGCGCTACGACGAGCTGAACCTCATCGTCATCCACATGGGCGGCGGTGTCTCGGTCGGCGCCCATGACCACGGCAAGGTCGTGGATGTGAACAACATCCTCGATGGCGAGGGCTGCTTCAGCCCCGAGCGCAGCGGCACCGTGCCTGTCGGCGATCTGGTCAAGATGTGCTTCAGCGGCAAGTACACCCAGCAGGAGGTCTACAAGAAGATCTGTGGCAACGGCGGCTTTAACGGCTACCTGCACACCAACGATGCCCGTGAGGTCGGCAAGATGGCCGAGTCCGGCGATGCACTGGCCAAGCAGGTGTGGGATGCCTTCTTCTACCAGATCGCCAAGGACGCCGGCGCTATGGCTGCCGTGCTGCACGGCAAGGTCGACCAGATCATCCTGACCGGCGGCATTGCCTACAACCCGTTCACGGCCAAGACCCTGACCGACTACCTCGGCTGGATCGCTCCCGTCACCACCTACCCCGGTGAGGACGAGCTGCTCGCCCTCTGCCAGGGCGCTCTCCGCGTCATGACCGGCGAGGAAGAGGCTAAGAACTACTGA
- a CDS encoding helix-turn-helix domain-containing protein translates to MDATKIGRFIGAERRAKGWTQRQLADKLQLTDKAISRWETGKGLPDVSLLLPLANVLDITVGELLAGERRLQPPAMQTAEAEARTTRQLVDYTRELGPQLRRRRACTVLAGLLLFAAAFLTLQFLRLVLTGGAGIHGFGIESLLLLVALPFAFTTSAFWLLRLLCTDAMAEVRAFRRASAMAVAGLWLLDLYFAGAFAGCVAFPVLDFWQAPSWQENLNLVPFRQIAQYLLCLVSGQGYLNGSGYAFRGHFVFWMNFFVFSLPVLLLPRISPRWRGAGAAVWLAVVGGCVIEVTQLFVRTDTALFRFDVDAVILRVAGAVVFWWIGRIPAVKKLLACLF, encoded by the coding sequence ATGGATGCCACAAAAATCGGTAGATTCATTGGAGCGGAGCGCCGCGCTAAGGGCTGGACGCAGCGCCAGCTGGCAGATAAACTCCAGCTGACCGACAAGGCCATCAGCCGTTGGGAGACAGGTAAGGGGTTGCCGGATGTTTCTCTGCTTTTGCCGTTGGCTAATGTGCTGGATATAACCGTAGGTGAGCTGCTGGCTGGCGAACGCCGCCTTCAGCCGCCTGCCATGCAGACGGCTGAAGCTGAGGCCCGCACTACGCGTCAGCTGGTAGACTACACGCGGGAGCTTGGCCCCCAACTGCGCCGCCGCCGTGCCTGCACAGTATTGGCCGGGTTGCTGCTGTTTGCTGCGGCGTTCTTGACGCTGCAATTTTTGCGGCTGGTTCTGACAGGTGGGGCGGGCATCCATGGCTTTGGCATAGAATCTTTGTTATTACTCGTTGCTCTTCCGTTTGCTTTTACAACATCCGCCTTTTGGCTGCTGCGACTGCTTTGCACCGATGCCATGGCCGAGGTGCGAGCCTTCCGCCGCGCATCGGCCATGGCCGTGGCTGGGCTGTGGTTGCTCGATTTGTACTTTGCCGGAGCGTTTGCCGGGTGTGTTGCGTTCCCTGTGTTGGATTTCTGGCAAGCCCCATCGTGGCAGGAAAATTTAAATCTCGTACCATTTCGGCAAATCGCACAATATCTGCTCTGTCTTGTTTCAGGTCAAGGGTATCTTAACGGCTCCGGATATGCGTTTCGCGGGCATTTTGTCTTTTGGATGAACTTTTTTGTGTTTTCCTTGCCGGTTCTTCTGCTGCCGCGCATCTCACCCCGCTGGCGTGGGGCGGGTGCCGCCGTCTGGCTTGCTGTAGTTGGCGGTTGTGTGATAGAAGTTACACAACTGTTCGTGCGCACCGATACCGCACTGTTCCGTTTTGATGTGGACGCGGTAATTTTGCGCGTAGCCGGGGCCGTTGTATTTTGGTGGATAGGCAGGATACCCGCTGTCAAAAAATTGCTGGCATGTTTGTTTTAG
- a CDS encoding YitT family protein, with the protein MTKNKSLNFLLQTLGCLISAAGIYSFAVAAGIPVTGVAGISAILYRLFGVPMGLSNVLINIPIILCTYKLLGRAFFLRSVYCMILFAISTDYVLPLLPVYQGDRLLATICAGVVGGIGDALIYMNNSSTGGLDFITMAIKARHPYLAFGNITFAAALAVIVLSGAVFRDVDSIIYGIMFNFLVSTVINKMMFGFTSSMLAMIITDDGAAACAEIDRVADRGSTILQGRGGYGGHPRDVVLCACSNKQLYEIEHAMQALDPGCFIIMLQSNEVHGEGFRQLELGKNENRNE; encoded by the coding sequence ATGACGAAAAACAAATCCCTGAATTTCCTGCTGCAGACACTCGGCTGCCTGATCTCCGCGGCAGGCATCTACAGCTTTGCCGTTGCGGCCGGTATCCCTGTCACCGGCGTTGCAGGCATCAGCGCCATCCTGTACCGCCTGTTCGGCGTGCCGATGGGCCTGAGCAATGTGCTGATCAACATTCCGATCATCCTGTGCACCTACAAGCTGCTCGGACGCGCCTTCTTCCTGCGCAGCGTCTACTGCATGATACTCTTTGCCATCTCCACCGACTATGTACTGCCGCTGCTGCCGGTCTATCAGGGCGACCGCCTGCTGGCCACGATCTGCGCCGGTGTGGTCGGCGGCATCGGCGATGCACTGATCTACATGAACAACTCCAGCACAGGCGGCCTCGACTTCATCACAATGGCTATCAAAGCCCGCCACCCGTATCTGGCGTTCGGCAACATCACCTTTGCGGCGGCGCTGGCCGTCATCGTCCTCTCCGGTGCCGTGTTCCGCGATGTAGACTCCATCATCTACGGTATCATGTTCAATTTCCTTGTCTCCACCGTCATCAACAAGATGATGTTCGGCTTCACCTCGTCGATGCTGGCCATGATCATCACCGATGACGGCGCTGCCGCCTGTGCCGAGATCGACCGGGTAGCCGACCGCGGCTCCACGATCCTGCAGGGGCGCGGCGGCTACGGCGGCCACCCCCGAGATGTCGTGCTCTGCGCCTGCTCCAACAAGCAGCTCTATGAGATCGAGCATGCCATGCAGGCCCTCGACCCGGGCTGCTTCATCATCATGCTTCAATCCAACGAGGTCCACGGCGAAGGCTTCCGCCAGCTGGAGCTGGGAAAGAACGAGAACCGGAACGAATAA
- a CDS encoding uracil-DNA glycosylase, with translation MLLTAELDRLSATDWQPFFAQERAKPYFAELDAFVTAAAAERTVYPAPENIFAAFRVCPAAAVRAVILGQDPYHEPGQAMGLSFSVPDGCKAPPSLRNIFKELESEFGPGSAAHTDLTPWARQGVLLLNTVLTVEQGAANAHAGHGWETFTRAALDYAAAQGTGPLAAVLWGKPAQKYAPIFTGAAARRPVLVLESAHPSPLSAYRGFFGSAPFGKVNKFLKNNDAAEIDWRLPANATHS, from the coding sequence ATGCTTTTAACCGCCGAACTCGACAGATTATCCGCCACCGATTGGCAGCCTTTTTTTGCGCAGGAGCGCGCAAAGCCGTACTTTGCCGAGCTGGATGCCTTTGTGACGGCGGCTGCGGCGGAAAGGACCGTCTACCCCGCACCGGAGAATATCTTCGCGGCGTTTCGCGTCTGCCCGGCTGCGGCGGTGCGGGCGGTCATTCTGGGGCAGGACCCCTACCATGAGCCGGGGCAGGCCATGGGGCTTTCCTTCTCGGTGCCGGACGGCTGCAAGGCTCCGCCGAGTCTGCGCAACATCTTTAAGGAATTGGAGAGCGAGTTCGGCCCCGGCAGTGCTGCCCACACCGACCTGACGCCGTGGGCGCGGCAGGGTGTGCTGCTGCTGAACACCGTGCTGACGGTGGAGCAGGGCGCGGCCAACGCCCATGCAGGCCATGGGTGGGAGACGTTCACCCGCGCGGCGTTGGATTATGCGGCAGCGCAGGGCACCGGCCCGCTGGCCGCTGTGCTGTGGGGCAAGCCCGCACAGAAATATGCACCGATCTTTACCGGGGCCGCCGCGCGCCGCCCGGTGCTGGTACTGGAATCCGCCCACCCCAGCCCGCTTTCGGCCTACCGGGGGTTCTTTGGCTCGGCACCGTTCGGCAAGGTAAACAAATTTTTGAAAAACAACGATGCAGCGGAAATTGACTGGCGTCTGCCCGCAAACGCAACCCACAGTTGA
- a CDS encoding helix-turn-helix domain-containing protein, with amino-acid sequence MIFADKLITLRKKAGWSQEELAEKLNVTRQSVSKWEGAQSVPDIDKILQLSCLFGVTTDYLLKDDAAEPEYTEDDTSPLPRMTLAQANDYLAKARANAPKLALAAALCVVSPIPLLALGALSEAGLFGIWDDLAGGIGLIALLVIIAAAVAIFMQCSASVRAYEFLQKQAIETEYGVTGLAKERRDAFAPQYDKANILGTVLCVLSAVPVFAAMMVGASFLVSASICLVLALVACGVYAFVRVGTVRDAMDQLLEEGDYTRPNKAIKSRINALTAAYWLVVVAIFLWYTFGPDGNGQPQYSWFIWAIGGVVYAALVIAVKAFMKKNR; translated from the coding sequence GTGATCTTTGCAGACAAACTTATCACCCTGCGCAAAAAGGCGGGCTGGTCCCAAGAGGAACTGGCCGAGAAACTGAACGTGACCCGGCAGTCGGTCTCCAAGTGGGAGGGCGCACAGTCTGTACCTGACATTGACAAAATCTTGCAGTTGAGCTGCCTGTTCGGTGTGACGACCGACTACCTTTTAAAAGATGACGCGGCCGAGCCGGAGTACACCGAGGACGATACCTCTCCCCTGCCCCGGATGACGCTGGCCCAGGCCAACGACTACCTTGCCAAGGCCCGGGCCAATGCGCCGAAGCTGGCGCTGGCGGCGGCGCTCTGTGTCGTCTCCCCCATCCCGCTGCTGGCGCTGGGGGCGTTGAGCGAGGCCGGCCTGTTCGGCATCTGGGATGACCTGGCGGGGGGCATCGGCCTCATTGCGCTGCTGGTCATCATCGCCGCAGCGGTGGCTATCTTCATGCAGTGCAGCGCGTCAGTGCGGGCGTATGAATTTTTGCAAAAGCAGGCCATCGAGACTGAGTACGGCGTCACCGGCCTTGCGAAGGAGCGCCGCGACGCCTTTGCGCCGCAGTACGACAAGGCCAACATCCTTGGCACGGTGCTCTGCGTTTTGTCGGCGGTGCCGGTGTTTGCTGCCATGATGGTTGGTGCGTCGTTTTTGGTGTCGGCGTCCATCTGCCTGGTGCTGGCCTTGGTGGCCTGCGGCGTCTACGCCTTTGTGCGGGTAGGCACGGTGCGGGACGCCATGGATCAGCTGTTGGAGGAGGGCGACTACACCCGCCCAAACAAAGCCATCAAGAGCCGCATAAACGCGCTGACTGCCGCCTACTGGCTGGTGGTGGTCGCCATCTTCCTGTGGTACACCTTCGGCCCGGACGGAAACGGCCAGCCGCAGTACAGTTGGTTCATCTGGGCCATCGGCGGCGTGGTGTACGCCGCGCTGGTAATTGCGGTCAAGGCGTTTATGAAGAAGAATCGGTGA
- a CDS encoding Cof-type HAD-IIB family hydrolase encodes MADIKIAFFDIDGTLLPFEAKHLPASTVDALARLRKNGVKTFIATGRPPVHLPYLHALDGTPFDGYVTMNGQYCYLADGELLYSKYIPAASLQTLLPYIEKEQLSVGFVGKDFCRFNLINDWSRDFAKKLELGAGDVAALIQHEDIYQLSAFLPPEKEAEFLRRCPGCLAVRWEDDFCDILPEGGGKPNGLAHTLAHLGLTREQCIAFGDGGNDVTMLEYAGIGVAMGNACEEVKAAADYVTDDIMKDGLAKALGHFHLI; translated from the coding sequence ATGGCTGACATCAAGATTGCCTTTTTTGACATTGACGGTACACTGCTGCCTTTTGAGGCCAAGCACCTGCCCGCCTCAACGGTGGACGCGCTGGCCCGGCTGCGCAAAAACGGCGTCAAAACGTTTATTGCTACCGGCCGCCCGCCGGTACATCTGCCGTACCTGCACGCGCTGGACGGCACCCCCTTTGACGGCTATGTCACGATGAACGGCCAGTACTGCTACCTGGCCGATGGCGAGCTGCTGTACAGCAAGTATATCCCGGCGGCATCGCTGCAAACGCTGCTGCCGTACATTGAAAAAGAACAGCTGTCCGTCGGTTTTGTAGGCAAGGACTTCTGCCGGTTCAACCTTATCAACGATTGGAGCCGCGACTTTGCCAAAAAGCTGGAGCTGGGGGCCGGGGATGTTGCCGCGCTGATCCAGCACGAGGATATTTACCAGCTCAGCGCGTTCCTGCCGCCGGAGAAGGAGGCCGAGTTCCTGCGCCGCTGCCCCGGCTGCCTGGCTGTGCGCTGGGAGGATGATTTTTGCGATATCCTACCCGAGGGCGGCGGCAAGCCTAACGGCCTGGCCCACACGCTGGCACATCTTGGGCTGACGCGGGAGCAGTGCATCGCCTTCGGTGACGGCGGCAACGATGTGACGATGCTGGAATACGCAGGCATCGGCGTAGCGATGGGCAACGCCTGCGAGGAGGTCAAGGCCGCCGCCGATTATGTCACGGATGATATTATGAAAGACGGTCTGGCGAAGGCGTTGGGGCATTTCCATCTGATTTGA
- a CDS encoding NAD(P)-dependent glycerol-3-phosphate dehydrogenase, giving the protein MTKIAVFGAGTWGIALARLLAVHGKDVTVWSAIPAELKALSTTHRHPNLPGMELPAAMHYTADIAEACAGRDVLLFAVPSPFVRATAKKAAPHIPDGQLIVDVAKGVEDKTLMTMSEIIEDELAKAGRKARVVALSGPTHAEEVARDMPTAIVAACAEEEAAKTVQKIFNTPTFRVYTNDDRRGTELGGAIKNVIALAVGIALGLGYGDNAKAALITRGNAELARLGAAMGCKPETFAGLSGMGDLIVTCTSMHSRNLHAGMLIGRGKSVEQAKTEVGQVVEGINALPAACHLAKKYKVEMPIVQAVEAILDGKLKARSALMSLMGRSLKRE; this is encoded by the coding sequence ATGACAAAAATCGCAGTATTCGGTGCAGGCACCTGGGGCATCGCGCTCGCGCGTCTGCTGGCCGTCCATGGCAAGGATGTCACGGTATGGAGCGCCATCCCCGCCGAGCTGAAAGCCCTCAGTACCACCCACCGCCACCCCAACCTGCCCGGCATGGAGCTGCCTGCCGCAATGCACTATACCGCCGACATTGCCGAGGCCTGCGCCGGCCGCGATGTTCTGCTGTTTGCCGTGCCGTCCCCCTTTGTGCGCGCCACCGCCAAAAAGGCTGCGCCGCACATCCCCGATGGCCAGCTGATCGTGGATGTGGCCAAGGGCGTTGAGGACAAGACCCTGATGACGATGAGCGAGATCATTGAGGATGAGCTTGCCAAGGCCGGCCGCAAGGCGCGGGTCGTGGCGCTGTCCGGCCCCACCCATGCCGAGGAGGTTGCCCGCGATATGCCCACCGCCATCGTGGCCGCCTGCGCAGAGGAGGAGGCCGCCAAGACCGTCCAGAAAATCTTCAACACGCCGACCTTCCGCGTCTATACCAACGATGACCGCCGCGGTACCGAGCTGGGCGGCGCGATCAAGAATGTCATCGCACTGGCCGTGGGTATTGCCCTCGGCCTTGGCTACGGTGACAACGCCAAGGCCGCCCTTATCACCCGCGGCAACGCCGAACTGGCCCGCCTCGGGGCCGCCATGGGCTGCAAGCCCGAGACCTTTGCGGGCCTGTCCGGCATGGGCGATCTGATCGTCACCTGCACCAGCATGCACAGCCGCAACCTGCATGCCGGTATGCTCATCGGCCGCGGCAAATCCGTGGAGCAGGCCAAGACCGAGGTCGGGCAGGTGGTCGAGGGCATCAACGCGCTGCCCGCCGCCTGCCACCTTGCCAAAAAGTACAAAGTCGAAATGCCCATCGTGCAGGCTGTGGAGGCCATCCTTGATGGCAAGCTTAAGGCCCGCAGCGCCCTGATGTCCCTGATGGGCCGCAGCCTGAAACGGGAGTAA
- a CDS encoding metallophosphoesterase — translation MRILAIADEECKALWDYFTPDKLAGVDLIIACGDLNRHYLEYLATMAPMPVLYVHGNHDESYDLRPPQGVICIDDDVYVHNGLRIAGLGGGCRYRTGAWQFTEAEMKKRVNRLRGKIDRHGGLDILVTHAPMHGYGDLTDLPHRGFTAFSVLLDRYHPQLMLHGHIHLSYGASIPREQQYGTTRIVNCYERVYLDAEPPAVKPRHRLFASLLGRSAL, via the coding sequence GTGAGGATCTTAGCCATCGCCGATGAGGAGTGCAAAGCCCTGTGGGACTATTTCACACCGGACAAGCTCGCGGGCGTTGATCTGATCATCGCCTGCGGTGATCTGAACCGCCATTATCTGGAATATCTGGCAACGATGGCCCCCATGCCGGTGCTGTATGTCCACGGCAACCATGATGAAAGCTATGACCTGCGCCCGCCGCAGGGCGTCATCTGCATTGATGATGATGTCTATGTTCACAACGGGCTGCGCATCGCCGGGCTGGGCGGCGGCTGCCGCTACCGCACCGGTGCCTGGCAGTTTACCGAGGCCGAGATGAAAAAGCGGGTCAACCGCCTGCGCGGCAAGATCGACCGCCACGGCGGGCTTGATATTCTTGTGACCCATGCGCCGATGCACGGCTACGGCGATCTGACCGATTTGCCGCACCGTGGGTTTACTGCGTTTTCGGTCCTGCTGGACCGCTACCACCCGCAGCTGATGCTGCACGGACATATCCACCTGAGCTACGGCGCTTCCATCCCGCGTGAGCAGCAGTACGGCACGACCCGCATCGTGAACTGCTATGAGCGCGTCTATCTTGATGCCGAGCCGCCCGCCGTCAAGCCCCGCCATCGTCTGTTTGCTTCGCTGCTGGGACGGAGTGCCCTGTAG